In Dyadobacter subterraneus, a single genomic region encodes these proteins:
- a CDS encoding ABC transporter ATP-binding protein, whose translation MYNGPSIQIENVTKRYKSAQEDSLSRVNLQINESDVYGLLGPNGAGKTTLISILCGIIPPSQGNIAYYINGTEISSQERRSRLGFVPQEYAFYQELTPKQNLDYFGAMYNLSKAELSVRIDELLEELGLTKVADKEVFKFSGGMKRRVNLAIGLIHKPAILFLDEPTVGVDVQSKNAIIKYLEEINKAGTTIVYTSHHMSEAEEFCNRIALIDHGKVVAEGGMSDLLAGNDASSLQDLFIKLTGEEYRD comes from the coding sequence ATGTACAACGGCCCGTCAATTCAGATTGAAAATGTTACCAAAAGATATAAATCTGCACAGGAAGACAGTCTGAGCCGGGTAAATCTGCAAATAAATGAGTCGGATGTGTATGGTTTGCTTGGGCCAAATGGCGCAGGAAAAACGACACTTATTTCTATTCTGTGCGGAATCATTCCGCCATCTCAGGGAAATATAGCTTATTACATTAACGGGACTGAAATTTCAAGTCAGGAGCGTAGAAGCCGGTTGGGATTTGTGCCGCAGGAATATGCTTTTTATCAGGAGCTTACCCCAAAACAGAATCTTGATTATTTCGGAGCCATGTACAATTTGTCAAAAGCTGAATTGTCTGTGCGGATTGATGAATTGCTGGAAGAACTTGGTTTGACAAAAGTTGCAGACAAAGAAGTTTTCAAGTTTTCGGGCGGGATGAAAAGGCGTGTGAATCTTGCCATTGGCCTTATTCACAAACCTGCCATTTTATTTCTTGACGAGCCGACCGTAGGCGTGGATGTGCAAAGCAAAAACGCGATCATAAAATATCTTGAAGAAATTAACAAGGCTGGCACAACGATTGTGTATACTTCTCATCATATGTCGGAAGCGGAAGAATTCTGTAATCGCATTGCTTTGATCGATCATGGAAAGGTGGTCGCAGAAGGTGGAATGAGCGATTTATTAGCAGGAAATGATGCTTCAAGTTTACAGGATTTATTTATAAAACTGACAGGAGAGGAGTACCGAGATTAA